A section of the Coleofasciculus sp. FACHB-T130 genome encodes:
- a CDS encoding dienelactone hydrolase family protein has protein sequence MSLSVISVPSATNQQPAGLIVVLHGFGGNAQQLASLAPFLNLPEYQFLVPDAPFTNPYVSGGRMWYEFGKPGGSQSADLVKSQQMLTEWLKSLESSTGVPLSRTILCGFSQGGAMTLDVGLNLPLAGLVVLSGYLHPLSPKPDATYPPVLILHGRQDSVVPLSAAQKARDALTALGISVQYQEFDMGHEVQPAALEVMRKFVKANI, from the coding sequence CTGTCTCTCTCAGTAATTTCGGTTCCATCGGCAACGAATCAACAGCCCGCTGGGTTGATTGTCGTATTGCATGGCTTTGGAGGGAATGCCCAACAGTTGGCATCCTTAGCCCCATTTTTGAATTTACCGGAGTATCAGTTTTTGGTGCCCGATGCCCCTTTTACAAATCCCTATGTATCGGGGGGGCGAATGTGGTACGAATTTGGAAAGCCAGGAGGTTCGCAGTCTGCGGATTTAGTCAAAAGTCAGCAAATGCTAACTGAGTGGCTCAAATCTTTAGAAAGTTCTACCGGAGTCCCTCTTTCACGCACAATTTTGTGTGGATTTTCTCAAGGCGGAGCAATGACGCTGGATGTAGGATTGAATTTACCTTTAGCGGGTTTAGTCGTGTTGAGCGGCTATTTGCATCCTCTCTCTCCAAAACCTGATGCGACTTATCCACCTGTATTAATTTTGCATGGGAGACAAGATTCTGTGGTGCCGCTGAGTGCTGCCCAGAAGGCACGGGACGCTTTAACAGCACTAGGAATATCGGTACAATACCAGGAATTTGATATGGGGCATGAGGTTCAACCGGCAGCTTTAGAAGTGATGCGGAAGTTTGTCAAGGCAAATATCTGA
- the ilvB gene encoding biosynthetic-type acetolactate synthase large subunit translates to MVRSQSVSEKESIRQMSSRRTGAFALIDSLKRHGVEHIFGYPGGAILPIYDELYRAQTDGGIHHILARHEQGAAHAADGYARATGKVGVCFATSGPGATNLVTGIATAHMDSIPMVVVTGQVALNAIGSDAFQETDIFGITLPIVKHSYVVRDPEDMARIVAEAFHIASTGRPGPVLIDVPKDVALAEFDYVPVEPDTVRLPGYRPTVKGNPRQINAACTLLRQARQPLLYVGGGAITSGAHAEIQELAELFQIPVTTTLMGIGAFDENHPLSLGMLGMHGTAYANFSVSECDLLIAVGARFDDRVAGKLDEFASHAKVIHIDIDPAEVGKNRAPEVPIVGDVRNVLIDLLRRCQETNAAFEPNQTKAWLERINRWREDYPLVVPQYPDSLAPQEVISELANQAPQAYYTTDVGQHQMWAAQFLKNGPRRWISSAGLGTMGYGMPAAMGAKVALPNEQVICISGDASFQMNLQELGTLAQYGINVKTVIINNGWQGMVRQWQEAFYGERYSSSNMEVGMPDFVMLAKAYGIKGMSIRDRSELKDAIAEMLAHNGPVLLEAQVKRDENCYPMVAPGKSNAQMIGLPERRKLEKATELVYCSGCGAKNIASNNFCPDCGTKI, encoded by the coding sequence ATGGTGCGATCGCAAAGCGTCTCGGAAAAAGAATCAATACGTCAAATGAGCAGCCGCAGAACAGGTGCCTTTGCCCTGATTGACAGTCTGAAGCGTCACGGTGTTGAGCATATTTTTGGCTATCCGGGTGGTGCAATTCTGCCGATATACGATGAACTGTATCGGGCACAAACGGATGGCGGGATTCATCACATTCTGGCAAGACACGAGCAAGGCGCGGCTCACGCGGCGGATGGTTATGCTCGTGCCACTGGCAAGGTAGGTGTCTGTTTTGCCACGTCTGGCCCTGGGGCAACGAACTTAGTGACAGGCATTGCAACAGCTCACATGGACTCGATTCCAATGGTGGTAGTCACGGGGCAGGTGGCTCTTAACGCGATTGGCAGCGATGCGTTTCAGGAAACCGATATTTTCGGAATTACGCTGCCGATTGTGAAACACTCCTATGTTGTGCGCGATCCCGAAGACATGGCGCGGATTGTGGCAGAAGCGTTCCACATCGCCAGTACGGGACGTCCGGGACCCGTGTTGATTGATGTGCCCAAAGACGTGGCATTAGCGGAATTTGACTATGTGCCGGTGGAGCCGGATACGGTGAGATTGCCGGGATATCGTCCTACAGTGAAGGGCAATCCTCGTCAGATCAATGCAGCGTGTACCTTACTTCGGCAAGCACGGCAGCCGTTGCTGTATGTGGGGGGAGGCGCGATTACATCTGGTGCCCATGCAGAAATTCAGGAACTGGCGGAACTCTTCCAAATCCCCGTAACAACGACGTTGATGGGCATTGGTGCATTTGACGAGAACCATCCCCTCTCACTGGGAATGTTGGGGATGCACGGCACCGCCTACGCTAACTTTTCAGTGAGCGAGTGCGACTTGCTGATTGCGGTGGGAGCTAGATTTGATGACCGAGTGGCGGGTAAGTTGGATGAATTTGCTTCTCACGCCAAGGTCATTCATATTGACATCGACCCCGCAGAAGTCGGAAAAAATCGCGCTCCGGAAGTTCCCATTGTCGGCGATGTGCGGAACGTGTTGATTGACTTGCTGCGCCGATGTCAGGAAACCAACGCGGCTTTTGAGCCAAATCAAACGAAAGCATGGCTGGAACGCATTAATCGCTGGCGGGAAGACTATCCCCTCGTGGTGCCCCAATACCCCGATAGTCTGGCACCGCAAGAGGTGATTTCAGAACTAGCGAATCAAGCTCCCCAAGCCTACTACACGACAGACGTAGGTCAGCACCAAATGTGGGCGGCGCAATTTCTCAAAAATGGGCCGCGTCGGTGGATTTCTAGTGCCGGTTTAGGCACGATGGGGTACGGGATGCCAGCGGCGATGGGTGCTAAGGTAGCGCTGCCAAACGAACAGGTGATTTGTATTAGCGGCGATGCCAGTTTCCAGATGAATTTACAGGAACTGGGCACACTGGCACAATACGGCATAAATGTCAAGACTGTTATTATCAATAATGGCTGGCAGGGAATGGTGCGTCAGTGGCAAGAGGCGTTCTACGGAGAGCGTTACTCGTCCTCAAATATGGAAGTGGGGATGCCGGATTTTGTGATGCTTGCCAAAGCATACGGTATTAAGGGAATGTCGATCCGCGATCGCTCGGAACTGAAAGATGCGATCGCCGAAATGTTGGCTCACAATGGCCCCGTTTTGCTGGAAGCCCAAGTTAAACGGGACGAAAACTGTTACCCAATGGTGGCTCCTGGCAAGAGTAACGCTCAAATGATTGGCTTGCCAGAACGCCGCAAGTTGGAAAAAGCCACAGAGCTAGTCTATTGCAGCGGTTGCGGTGCGAAAAACATTGCTAGCAACAACTTCTGTCCGGATTGCGGCACCAAAATCTAA
- a CDS encoding spermine synthase, giving the protein MPTSLFIEQHNNGLAFYINGDLQFDTADEAIYHEYLVIPSVALAVKRFPHTELQVLICGGGDGLAARDVLRFPEVSHVDLVDYNPEVLELGKRVFKDFNEGSLESDRLTIYTQEAFEFLSTLKEKSYHVIICDFTYPSCTEDTAIYSQEWFKTISRVLYPGGIISTNGVSPENRTTGFWCLYQTLLAAGLMAKPLQLTIPSFQRHDYGNWGFFLASPVAIQRSEIEGITLPENLQAIALKNLLKVFEFENAIAHSRHSVNIHTLDCPQLFYYLLNPHIQSPQISEAIDEKTINFLDIEEAGTGVIGLRDLFQLESTAQRWLEEVQGNEIDTSKLLPVQHPYHNPKMTAEWLAHLQKLLSEIDLSRLLGSILERAQELPPQIAAELKQLSDKIRTGQQILTLSPRAAEFIMMLSVTLLMANLASPDAVFAKGYYSGSSHSTGSSGYSGGNTYYSEGDWSWFNRTIGFVLTAAGGIWLINLLTNRSNND; this is encoded by the coding sequence ATGCCTACATCTTTATTTATTGAACAACATAACAACGGATTGGCTTTTTATATCAATGGTGATTTGCAGTTTGATACCGCTGATGAAGCCATTTATCACGAGTATTTAGTGATTCCATCGGTAGCGCTGGCAGTCAAACGATTTCCTCACACAGAGTTGCAAGTCTTGATTTGTGGCGGCGGAGATGGATTAGCTGCACGGGATGTGTTGCGATTTCCTGAAGTTAGTCACGTTGATTTAGTGGATTACAACCCAGAAGTTTTAGAACTAGGGAAAAGGGTATTTAAGGATTTTAACGAGGGAAGCTTAGAAAGCGATCGCTTAACAATTTACACGCAAGAAGCTTTTGAGTTTTTATCGACACTCAAGGAAAAATCTTATCACGTTATTATTTGCGATTTCACTTATCCTAGTTGTACAGAAGATACGGCGATATACAGCCAAGAATGGTTTAAAACGATTAGCCGGGTTCTTTATCCAGGTGGGATTATTAGCACGAATGGTGTTTCTCCAGAAAATCGGACAACAGGTTTTTGGTGTTTATATCAAACCTTGTTAGCTGCTGGATTGATGGCAAAGCCTTTACAATTAACAATCCCATCCTTTCAAAGGCATGATTATGGCAATTGGGGGTTCTTCTTAGCGTCTCCAGTTGCAATTCAGCGTTCTGAAATAGAAGGAATTACCCTACCTGAAAATTTACAGGCGATCGCGCTTAAAAATCTGCTAAAAGTGTTTGAGTTTGAGAATGCGATCGCGCATAGCCGCCACAGCGTCAATATTCACACCCTGGATTGCCCGCAGCTATTTTACTACTTACTAAATCCTCATATTCAATCGCCTCAAATTAGCGAAGCAATTGATGAAAAAACCATTAATTTTTTAGACATTGAAGAAGCTGGAACTGGAGTGATAGGGTTGCGGGATCTCTTTCAGCTAGAATCAACCGCCCAAAGGTGGTTAGAAGAAGTTCAGGGTAATGAGATAGATACTAGCAAACTATTGCCGGTACAACATCCTTATCACAACCCAAAGATGACAGCAGAATGGTTAGCCCACCTTCAAAAATTACTATCAGAAATCGACTTATCACGTTTATTGGGAAGTATTTTAGAACGTGCTCAAGAACTGCCGCCTCAGATTGCCGCTGAACTAAAACAATTGTCTGATAAAATCCGCACTGGACAGCAAATTTTAACGCTATCACCACGAGCAGCAGAATTTATTATGATGCTCTCAGTAACTTTATTAATGGCCAATTTAGCATCTCCAGATGCTGTATTTGCCAAGGGATACTATTCAGGAAGTAGCCATTCTACTGGCTCTAGCGGCTATTCGGGAGGAAATACTTATTATAGCGAAGGAGACTGGAGTTGGTTCAATAGAACTATAGGATTTGTTTTGACGGCGGCTGGTGGTATTTGGTTGATAAACTTATTAACAAATCGCTCGAATAATGACTGA
- a CDS encoding S-adenosylmethionine decarboxylase, translated as MLRSHHFSAILIASPSIFDWTEADFLDSLKSAAQDAHLTPVGQLSFTFQPQGVSAVLLLEESHVALHFWPEEGKVTVDIHVCDYQQDNYEKAKTLAELLTLEIGDNSNNEQWKYFCVTG; from the coding sequence GTGCTTAGATCCCATCATTTTTCAGCGATTCTCATCGCTTCTCCATCTATTTTTGATTGGACAGAAGCCGATTTCTTAGATTCATTAAAAAGTGCGGCTCAAGATGCCCATCTAACTCCCGTTGGTCAGCTTTCTTTTACTTTTCAACCACAGGGAGTATCAGCAGTTCTCTTACTGGAAGAATCTCACGTCGCCTTGCATTTTTGGCCTGAAGAAGGGAAAGTTACCGTTGATATCCATGTGTGTGATTATCAGCAAGATAATTACGAAAAAGCAAAAACTCTTGCTGAATTACTTACTTTGGAGATTGGCGACAATTCCAATAATGAGCAGTGGAAATATTTCTGCGTTACTGGTTAA
- a CDS encoding DUF350 domain-containing protein encodes MEQVSQLGFILLELVVGFGLFWLGQLAYQKLFRRMELNLELFVKDNPAVAIALVGYYLGIVIALGGVLGQPSGNWQDKLLNLASYGATVILFMLAGAWVGDRLILRCFDCKREILEERNTGAAAV; translated from the coding sequence GTGGAACAAGTTAGTCAACTAGGATTTATTCTTCTAGAGCTAGTCGTAGGCTTTGGGTTGTTCTGGCTGGGACAACTCGCTTACCAAAAACTATTTCGTCGCATGGAATTAAACTTGGAACTATTTGTTAAAGATAATCCAGCCGTAGCGATCGCTCTCGTCGGATATTACCTCGGTATCGTCATTGCGCTGGGTGGTGTTTTAGGACAACCTTCAGGCAATTGGCAGGACAAATTACTCAATTTGGCAAGCTATGGCGCAACAGTCATTTTATTCATGTTGGCTGGCGCTTGGGTAGGCGATCGCTTAATTTTGCGTTGCTTTGATTGTAAGCGCGAAATTCTTGAAGAACGGAACACAGGCGCTGCTGCTGTATAA
- a CDS encoding Crp/Fnr family transcriptional regulator, producing the protein MPPTSKAVLAIDQYDPNEGRRLHFYAKGDLIPLVPQGIWQIDRGLVQLSTLCPNGEEVLLGWAGTATFFGLWMTLLQAYQATALCDVYLRWFSVTEIEASPRLAQMILPQMGRRMRQAEALLAIVGQRRVEDRLQRLLLLLKKEIGQPVAGGTRLGARLTHQHIASAIGTTRVTITRLLSKLQQQGSISLDCDRHIILKDESFASISDW; encoded by the coding sequence ATGCCTCCAACTTCCAAAGCAGTTCTAGCAATCGATCAATACGATCCCAATGAAGGGCGTCGTTTGCATTTTTATGCCAAGGGAGACCTAATTCCCCTCGTGCCACAGGGCATTTGGCAGATCGATCGAGGTTTGGTGCAGCTGAGTACCCTTTGCCCGAATGGTGAAGAAGTGTTGCTGGGTTGGGCAGGAACTGCAACATTCTTTGGTCTTTGGATGACCTTGCTGCAAGCCTATCAGGCAACGGCGCTCTGTGATGTCTACTTAAGATGGTTTTCAGTCACAGAAATTGAAGCTTCCCCACGTCTAGCTCAGATGATTTTGCCGCAAATGGGACGACGGATGCGGCAAGCAGAGGCACTTTTAGCCATTGTCGGACAGCGACGGGTCGAAGATCGCTTGCAGCGACTGTTGTTGCTGTTAAAAAAAGAAATCGGTCAACCTGTAGCGGGTGGAACTCGTCTGGGGGCACGCCTCACCCATCAACATATCGCCAGTGCCATCGGTACCACCCGCGTGACAATCACGCGATTGCTCAGCAAGTTACAGCAGCAGGGATCGATTAGCCTGGATTGCGATCGCCACATTATCCTAAAAGATGAGAGCTTTGCCAGCATCTCTGATTGGTGA
- a CDS encoding DUF2555 domain-containing protein produces the protein MTTVSISNRDISAVTATEVEHLAVRLEQDNYTNPFEGLDDWHLLRAIAFQRPDLVEPYLYLLDFQPFDEA, from the coding sequence ATGACAACTGTTAGCATTTCCAACCGGGATATTTCTGCTGTAACGGCAACTGAAGTGGAACATCTGGCTGTACGGCTAGAGCAAGATAATTACACCAATCCTTTTGAAGGATTGGATGATTGGCATTTGCTCAGAGCGATCGCTTTTCAACGTCCAGATTTAGTTGAACCCTACCTCTACCTACTGGATTTTCAACCCTTCGATGAAGCTTAA
- a CDS encoding peptidoglycan bridge formation glycyltransferase FemA/FemB family protein, which translates to MTDILDVNNGHKIQLEELSLTLRLLNSEERHHWDLLVQTAPAGCFMQSWTWADFKELEGYKTFRYGLFYKQELVGGCIFYFYPHPNKANLLVAPGAPLLPEKLEKEGMQILLEEAASLAKKIGAVALRIEPLWQQKLDLLSGFMRAPADLLPSETLLIDLQLTETKMLATMKPKGRYNLRLSWRHGVETEFRTDSQAIPVFYDIFWETVKRQQFFGEPYKFFINLCQTLFKANMAELGFAIWQGKILAAILVVYWGDRATYLYGGRSFEHPEVMATYSLHWAAMQRAKSRGCTFYDFYGFTHDPNHSYAKFSRFKSQFGGVSVKTIGAHDYFFYDQLADTMIGLLQHLKISN; encoded by the coding sequence ATGACTGACATTTTAGATGTAAATAATGGGCACAAAATTCAATTGGAAGAATTATCTTTAACCCTTAGACTACTAAATTCAGAAGAACGCCATCATTGGGACTTGCTTGTGCAAACTGCTCCCGCAGGATGCTTTATGCAGTCTTGGACTTGGGCAGACTTCAAAGAATTGGAAGGATATAAAACCTTCCGTTATGGTTTATTTTACAAGCAAGAATTAGTGGGAGGATGCATTTTTTATTTTTATCCCCATCCTAATAAAGCCAATTTATTAGTTGCTCCCGGTGCCCCTCTGCTACCTGAAAAATTGGAAAAAGAAGGAATGCAGATATTGCTGGAAGAAGCGGCATCTTTAGCTAAAAAAATAGGAGCGGTTGCCCTACGAATTGAACCTTTATGGCAGCAAAAACTAGATTTGCTTTCCGGGTTTATGCGTGCACCTGCTGATTTATTGCCCTCGGAAACTCTGTTAATTGATTTACAGTTAACAGAAACTAAAATGTTAGCAACTATGAAGCCAAAAGGACGATATAATTTGCGTTTGAGTTGGCGTCATGGTGTAGAAACTGAATTTAGAACAGACTCACAGGCAATTCCTGTGTTTTACGATATTTTTTGGGAAACGGTAAAACGCCAGCAGTTTTTTGGTGAACCCTACAAATTTTTCATTAATCTTTGCCAAACCTTATTTAAGGCAAATATGGCAGAGCTAGGTTTCGCAATCTGGCAAGGAAAAATATTAGCAGCTATCTTAGTTGTTTATTGGGGCGATCGCGCAACTTATCTCTACGGCGGACGTAGTTTTGAACATCCGGAAGTCATGGCAACTTACAGTTTACACTGGGCTGCAATGCAACGGGCAAAATCACGCGGTTGCACTTTCTATGATTTCTATGGTTTTACTCACGATCCTAATCATAGCTATGCAAAGTTTTCTCGGTTTAAAAGTCAGTTTGGTGGCGTATCAGTAAAAACTATCGGTGCTCATGATTACTTTTTTTATGACCAACTAGCAGATACAATGATTGGCTTATTACAACACTTAAAAATATCGAATTAA
- a CDS encoding DUF350 domain-containing protein — protein MANGLILSAALGGESGTWLVGFICWIVGLGVLVLVSVLYPRVTQYNVFGEIERRNNPAAGVALAGLLIATGNIVRVAFAAEFQNWVISFTQYGLTLLFCLASLIVIRWVADLILVPGVKISDEIARQQIPNLGAGLIEAFAYIAASFLIAWAV, from the coding sequence ATCGCTAATGGACTCATTCTCAGCGCCGCACTCGGCGGGGAAAGTGGCACTTGGCTGGTAGGGTTTATCTGCTGGATCGTTGGCTTAGGCGTACTCGTTTTGGTGAGCGTTCTCTATCCTCGTGTCACTCAATACAATGTATTTGGAGAGATCGAAAGGCGCAATAATCCTGCTGCTGGTGTGGCGTTAGCGGGCTTACTTATTGCCACAGGTAATATCGTGCGCGTAGCATTTGCCGCCGAGTTTCAAAATTGGGTAATTAGTTTTACTCAATATGGTTTAACACTCCTATTTTGCTTAGCCTCACTGATTGTAATTCGCTGGGTAGCAGATTTAATTTTAGTGCCAGGAGTAAAAATATCAGACGAAATTGCACGTCAACAAATCCCGAACTTGGGTGCTGGACTAATTGAAGCTTTTGCTTATATTGCGGCTTCATTTTTAATCGCTTGGGCTGTTTAA
- the coaBC gene encoding bifunctional phosphopantothenoylcysteine decarboxylase/phosphopantothenate--cysteine ligase CoaBC has product MQSGRRVLIGIGGGIAAYKVCEVISALAKTGVEVRAILTDSAQAFITPLTVATLSRHPAYTDENFWQPTRGRPLHIELGEWAEVFVIAPLTANTLGKLAYGFADNLLTNTVLASTCPVLLAPAMNTDMWEQVAVQRNWQQVFADKRYHGVGPGAGLLACDRVGAGRMAEPAEILPQITSLLHTGGKRDLAGKRVLISAGGTREHLDPVRFIGNPSTGKMGFALAQAALHRGASVTLVHGPMETPLIASLQKVQLISVMSAQQMQQAMLECFPDADLIVMSAAVADVKPAEYSTQKLPKRSLPASLPLESVPDIVAELASLKQPHQKLIGFAAQTGDIVTPALEKLQKKNLDAIVANPIDQADAGFGSDNNQAVFLDNQGRKVEIEPCSKLQMAHALFDFVQGAG; this is encoded by the coding sequence ATGCAAAGTGGCAGACGAGTTCTCATAGGGATAGGCGGCGGTATCGCCGCCTATAAAGTTTGTGAGGTAATTTCGGCGCTTGCGAAAACTGGGGTGGAAGTTCGGGCGATTCTCACGGATTCGGCTCAAGCATTTATCACTCCGCTAACCGTAGCAACGCTGTCCCGTCATCCTGCTTATACAGACGAAAATTTCTGGCAGCCGACACGCGGACGCCCTTTGCATATTGAGTTGGGAGAATGGGCAGAGGTTTTTGTTATTGCTCCTCTCACTGCGAATACCTTAGGCAAGTTAGCTTATGGTTTCGCTGACAATCTGCTCACGAATACCGTCCTCGCTTCAACTTGTCCAGTGCTGTTAGCACCGGCAATGAATACGGATATGTGGGAACAGGTGGCAGTGCAACGCAATTGGCAACAGGTATTCGCAGATAAACGCTATCACGGTGTTGGTCCCGGTGCTGGACTGTTAGCTTGCGATCGCGTTGGTGCTGGACGTATGGCAGAACCTGCTGAAATTTTGCCGCAAATTACATCTCTATTGCACACTGGCGGTAAGCGAGATTTAGCCGGGAAACGAGTTTTAATTAGTGCTGGAGGAACGCGAGAACATCTCGATCCGGTGCGTTTCATCGGTAATCCTTCGACTGGCAAAATGGGATTCGCATTAGCACAAGCTGCACTGCATCGCGGCGCATCTGTGACGCTGGTGCATGGGCCAATGGAGACACCATTAATCGCCTCTCTACAAAAAGTGCAATTGATTAGTGTGATGAGCGCCCAGCAGATGCAGCAGGCGATGTTAGAGTGTTTTCCCGATGCGGATTTGATTGTAATGTCGGCGGCGGTGGCAGATGTGAAACCCGCCGAGTATAGTACCCAGAAATTGCCGAAGCGATCGCTTCCTGCTTCATTACCTTTAGAATCTGTACCCGATATCGTGGCAGAATTGGCGAGTCTCAAACAGCCGCATCAAAAGTTAATTGGATTTGCCGCCCAGACTGGGGATATTGTTACGCCAGCCTTGGAGAAGTTGCAGAAGAAAAATTTGGATGCCATTGTTGCCAATCCCATCGATCAAGCCGATGCTGGTTTTGGCAGCGACAACAACCAAGCCGTATTTCTTGACAATCAAGGGCGCAAAGTAGAGATTGAACCCTGTAGTAAATTGCAGATGGCTCACGCTTTATTTGACTTTGTTCAAGGTGCTGGCTAA
- a CDS encoding serine/threonine-protein kinase gives MVWAAGQMLHGGRYIVERVLGEGGYGITFLARDKKGNFVVIKTLNERVLTKREFTAYRDKFNRDFQKEALRLAVCRHPNIVQIDNAFSEGQLPCMAMEYVEGENLEQRVLNLGVLSETEALHYIRQIGDALTFIHDRGFLHRDVKPSNIMVRAEKFQAVLIDFGIAREFIPDITQTHTQTFTPGFAPIEQYAQQARRGEYTDVYALAATLYYLLTGEVPLPAPARAAGIRLNSPQRLNSSISNLANQAILKGMEFQAEERPQSVQEWLELLNLNKISTYSFKQPLSSNIPVSKTYNASSIATNRNFLTNRQSSASKIDYRQLQTFLALGKWQEADEETTTVMLKISGRETEGWLRVEDIKNFPMSDLRIINQLWIKHSKGRFGFSVQKYIWERIGGTRSANYEILCILGDRVGWRIDGAWVPYEEFIFDCDRAPAGHLPSGYVFCEVGWWVGLLNLFYRLE, from the coding sequence ATGGTTTGGGCCGCTGGGCAGATGTTGCATGGTGGAAGATACATCGTTGAAAGGGTGCTAGGAGAAGGAGGCTATGGCATCACTTTTCTAGCTAGGGACAAAAAAGGGAATTTTGTCGTCATCAAGACGCTGAATGAACGGGTACTGACTAAACGCGAATTTACAGCGTACCGAGACAAATTTAATCGAGATTTCCAGAAAGAAGCGCTGCGACTCGCTGTGTGCCGACACCCTAATATTGTGCAGATTGACAATGCCTTCTCTGAAGGACAGTTACCTTGCATGGCGATGGAGTATGTTGAGGGAGAAAACTTAGAGCAGCGCGTACTTAATCTGGGTGTTTTGTCGGAAACCGAAGCATTACACTACATCCGCCAGATTGGTGACGCACTAACTTTCATCCACGACAGGGGCTTTTTGCATCGGGATGTGAAGCCATCTAATATCATGGTGCGTGCCGAAAAATTCCAGGCGGTACTGATTGATTTTGGCATTGCTAGGGAATTTATCCCCGATATAACGCAGACTCATACGCAAACCTTTACTCCAGGCTTTGCTCCAATTGAACAGTATGCTCAGCAAGCAAGACGGGGCGAGTATACGGATGTTTATGCACTCGCGGCGACGCTCTACTATTTGCTGACTGGAGAAGTCCCGCTACCTGCGCCTGCGAGAGCTGCGGGGATTCGGTTAAATTCACCGCAACGCCTCAATTCCAGTATTAGTAATTTAGCCAATCAGGCGATTCTTAAAGGGATGGAATTTCAAGCGGAGGAACGCCCTCAGTCGGTGCAGGAGTGGCTAGAATTGCTTAATCTTAATAAGATTTCTACTTACAGTTTTAAGCAGCCACTATCTAGCAATATCCCGGTTTCAAAAACTTATAATGCTAGTTCAATCGCTACAAATCGGAATTTTTTAACAAATCGGCAAAGTTCAGCGTCAAAGATAGATTACCGGCAACTACAGACTTTTTTAGCGTTAGGAAAGTGGCAAGAAGCGGATGAAGAAACCACGACGGTTATGCTGAAAATTTCTGGTCGAGAAACAGAAGGTTGGCTGAGAGTGGAAGATATCAAAAATTTTCCAATGTCAGACCTTCGGATCATTAACCAACTTTGGATAAAACACAGCAAAGGACGCTTTGGTTTTAGCGTCCAAAAATATATCTGGGAAAGGATCGGAGGGACGAGAAGCGCAAATTATGAGATTTTGTGTATTTTAGGCGATCGCGTCGGATGGCGGATTGATGGCGCTTGGGTTCCTTATGAAGAATTTATCTTTGATTGCGATCGCGCTCCCGCAGGTCATCTTCCTAGCGGATATGTTTTTTGTGAAGTTGGTTGGTGGGTCGGGTTATTGAACCTCTTCTATCGCCTTGAGTAG
- a CDS encoding DUF4178 domain-containing protein, whose product MYPITTKTQLENLRPGDRIKYYGVQWQIKEYSTYDDSYGYETTEWLLKSQAGKEYYLLREIDPQNPESLVNWYLAEEISDPKIFEPESLNNLAIRFWHDMQGGKMPYPELQALGKRYYFESSTKGNYEGDEEETSRITWDYWDKDHQWNLAIEAWPDGKRHIYSTKIVKPEDFSHIERGAKKSFLESVIFQALVASFMMACGILLMVFG is encoded by the coding sequence ATGTATCCCATTACTACGAAAACTCAACTTGAAAATTTACGTCCAGGCGATCGCATAAAATATTATGGCGTTCAGTGGCAGATTAAAGAATACAGCACTTATGACGATTCCTATGGATATGAAACAACGGAGTGGTTGCTAAAATCTCAGGCAGGAAAAGAATACTACTTGCTACGAGAAATTGATCCGCAAAATCCTGAATCCTTAGTCAATTGGTATCTTGCCGAAGAAATTTCAGACCCTAAGATATTTGAACCAGAATCACTGAATAATTTGGCTATTCGTTTTTGGCACGATATGCAAGGAGGAAAAATGCCTTACCCAGAATTACAAGCCTTGGGTAAACGCTATTACTTTGAATCATCAACCAAGGGTAATTATGAAGGAGATGAAGAGGAGACATCTCGAATTACGTGGGATTATTGGGACAAGGATCATCAATGGAATTTAGCAATTGAAGCTTGGCCTGATGGCAAACGACATATTTACTCTACCAAAATAGTAAAACCAGAAGATTTTTCTCACATTGAACGAGGAGCGAAGAAGAGTTTTTTGGAAAGCGTGATTTTCCAAGCATTAGTAGCCAGTTTCATGATGGCTTGCGGAATATTGTTGATGGTATTCGGATAG